The sequence gcgagcgtgcgtgtgtgtgtgatgagggtgatgaaggtgatgaaggtgatgaaggAAGACGtgacccagtgtaacagtgtggatcactgatgtgttttagaCGGAGCTCTGTGTCTCAGAGGGACCACATACACCCGGCTGTGATCAGGCCTGTTGTGTGCCTTTGCTCATTTGTTGCTTTCACtcgtgtgagtctgtgtgtgaatcGTGGCGCAGTGaacagtcactgaaacacaacgcagctgtgtttgctgttttattttcatttattttcgtctgaatgaactgaaacagATTAAAGagcaactgaaaaaaatcactttaaactctgaagctgctgaaagAACATGAGTGATATAAatactgtgacacacacacacacacacacagcaaaacaaatcacaacaaaagctacaaaacacattttacatgttcacaataatattaataataataatgatgatgataatctCCATCAATGTTTAGACTCATTTTCTTCAGACTCAGGCTGCTTATGTGCAAAATCTGAAAAGATTTTATAAACCAGGACTCCAACTAACGTGTTAATGAATCTGAAGATCATTTTCCTAATgaactgattatttatttatttgtccagacaaataatgaaaaagtcTCATTACCTTGTACTTTTGACTTGGATGCAGGACTTCCTGTGTTTTTACTTTCTAGTTGTTTACGTTCGTTTACTTGTGGATTAATCTGAAGATCATTTTCTAAATCAAACAATATTTTGGTTGATTAAACATGAGGAAAGCACACgacagcagagagagctgcTCAAAGCTACGATTACCACACGACACTAACGTcaagtgacagaaaagaaaaccgAAAGTTGACTTTGATGGATAATTAGAATAATTATTATTGATGTTCACTTAATTCACAGTGTTAGTGCATCATCGTTCACAAAGACCTACaactacaaaataaatacaCGTCAGTTTGACACTAGTTATCGTCAGATTCACCAAACACTAAATGTTTTTAAGCTTCGAtgtcaaactgagaaaatgtcGACTTCTCCGTCTTTAGAGTTGCTGGTTTGCATTTTGCCTGGTCAACAAATAGTGGACAGTCATGTCTTTTGGAAAAGGGCTGCAGGACGCCttcaagctaaaaaaaaaaacaactataaacTGATAATTAACATTTACAACTGCAGAACCAGTGATTACCTTATAGattctgtctgtgtgctatGTGCTGACAGCTGTGTCACAGAACATGTAGAGAGAACAAGGCTGtaaatgtatgaaaatgttAAGTTCTCATTCTGTTGTTAGAAAAAAAGACTCATGCTTCAGTGTCTCCTGATAAAATCGAGTGGTCTTAAACTTTTGACTCACAGTTGTAGACTAAAACACAAAGTCCTCATCACCGTCTTCGTCCTCTTCACTCGAACACACAGTGTCCTGGCTCATCTGAAACATCATTCAGGCTTAATTTACAGTTCAGAAACCCAATGACAGTAAATGAGGACATTGAATCACACAGGGCTGCTCCTGAGCAGAGATCCTCTCAGAGCAGATGAGGAATCTGGAAACTCAGGACGAGAACCGAGAGGACGAGCTGAGCTGAGCAGCTGCTTCTGGCAGCGTCACCTGGAGAGCGCAGGAAGACAGAGGGTTATTCCAGGTCAGACTTTTCCCTTTATGGGAATCTTCTTTAGCTCTGCTTCATttacccaaatttccccaagggacctcccaaagggattaataaagtatattctattcatTTGCCAGAAtctaaatattattattattattaaaatgttgATATTATTTTCTCACCTGTAATCATGTCATCTTCTGAAACCTGGCGGAATCTGAGAGCTGTGGAGCTTTCTGTGGAACAGACGAGTTACATCAGTTTCATCTTTAAAGAATCGGGACCAAAACTATGTATGAAACTTGTCAGTCTTTCACCAGGAGGCAAAGAAAGCTGCTCACTTTCCACAGAGAGCTGCACGGTGCTCACAGCGAGGCCCTGCTCATCCAGAACTTTGTACGTTCCTTCATCTGAGCTCTGCAGGTTCTTCATCGTCAGCTGCTCTTTCAGTGGATGTTTCTCCAGACGCCGACTGTTCTCACCCTCCCTCACCCACAGGTCCGACCACTCGGAGCTGTTCCTGTGGAGCACACATCTGTCAGAAATCCTCGTGATGCAGCATAATAAAGTGTCTGACTCTGTTAATGACTCAGAGCTCTGAGACAAACAGTCTGATGAACGGTAATTACAGGACACGTCTCAGAGCTGCACCCACTGTGAAACTGTTCATGGTACATGGAAAACAAAAGATTCCaccatcatctttttttttccctttggaaAAACACCTCACCTGCCCTGGAAGACCACTCTCACAGAGTGAGGGGTGTGGAGATCCAGAACCAAGTCCTCACCTGGACCCTGAGACTGCAGGGATTTGTggtctgagaggaaaacaaaactttcttaAAACAACATGGCAGCAGGACAAAAATCTAAGAGAAGGgcagagatgaaatgaaagaacGAAACTCGACATTAGAAACAAGAAGGAAGACGAACAGAGCGATGAAACCCAAACTAACCGAACACAGACAGCTTGACGCCCTGAATGAAGACCCTGGTTTTTTTGGATCTCACGCCGTCCACCACCATGAAGCTCTCATATCTCCCCGTGTCTCTGATCTGAACATCGCTGATGATCAGAGAACAATCCCCGGACGTGAGCTTCTCCTCGGGAACCTCCACCCGGCCCTCAAACTCCTCCGCCTGCCACTTCTCCACTCCCCACTGCTCGAACACGGTGTCTGCCAAGGAGGTCCACTGGATGTGGAAGCTGGACGGGCCCTCCTCCCCCAGGTGTTTCTTCCATCTGCAGGGAAGAACCACTTGACTCCCCACAGTGGAGGTGACAATCTGGAAGTACGAGAcggaggacagggaggaggagtcTGGGAGAAAAAAGCAGGTATGccaaatatttaaatttataaaatacagcacaatttttaacacaaaacacaaaattcccatttttatttaaaacaaaaaaaaaaagctgtttgagGCCCAAAGAGGTCACATGATccagttcttcttctttctttgccCATTAATCAtcatgacccctcagatttatcctGTGACCCTTTGTTGGAGCCCGACCCATAGATTGCGAACCACTGGACTAAAGTAGCTAACTGTGTCTAGCAGCAGATAAAGCAGCTCCTTGCCTTCAgctacagcagtaaaatgctgcttacacctGGTTTACTTACACACAGGTGATTCAAAAGAACTCTGCAGAGGAGTGCACCTGTTCATTATTCTCAAACAAACGGAAATGAAGTAATCTGGTTTCAGATTTCTGATTTTCCAGTTCAGGGATCAGATCATTAAATGCTGACGTTCACGAGCAgtttaaaatcagattttgtcCTGATAATAACTCTGACTCCGTACGGTGTAACTGCAGTGGACACGGGTCTCAAATGATTTGATTTAAGACTTGATGTGTGACTGACAGCCTCAGTGGAACCAGCGACTGACAGGTGTCGCAGCTGCCTGCGTTACCTGCTAACCTACTGACCTCAGGTCTTTCAGTTATGATTCCAGATTTTCTCTGGAATCACAAATTAACTAATTCAGCTGTGACGTCTTTTATATGAAATTACACAACTGGACATTTTGGACAGTTATAGGATCAGACACGAGGACAGGTTTCATCTGAGCTGCTTATGCTTCATTTTATGACCTTTAGCCTCAGCGAACGCTCAGGTACGACGACCTCTGGTGGCGACTTCTGCAGAACAGCAGCTGCATCGGGCGCAGTTAAATTACAGCTTGTGATGGAGGCGCAGTGAGGTTTCAGACATTAATATAAATCTGTTAGAAACCTTAAACCACAGTAACCCTGTTCATCACAGGCTGATACTCACCAACTAAACTGCCAATCAGGAGACACTGGAGATGAACGAAAAACCTGGAAGACACGGGAGAAAAAGCAACGATAAATGTTTGACTGGAGGTTTTATGatacacacacctgctcacaGGTAATCTTCTCAAACCTGGCTGACAGATAACCCGACACAGTATTAAAGGAATTTAATTAGGACGCCACAGAGGAAAGAATCTGATTAAAACTTATTCACTCAATTCACCATGAGGTCATTAAAACACATATcagcagacacataaacatGTATGTTATAGAGCTATAATCCCAATACATATCCAACACATGCTGCATTTCACTGCTCCAGCCCGGCTTcagattcagagagagagaactttgTTTGTCCCCCGGGGGCCAATTTAAGAATTCTGCCAAATTCTCTCATTTTATGGAAAAGTAAAACTTAAACTGGGCTGAACTCACTGGCAGTTTCAAGTAAAGCAATATAACATAGTGATTATGATAGAGGTGAAACGATTTGATATTTAATCAGAAAcgatttaaataaaaatctaataatTTATTCTTCAtaacttttaaatgaaatgtctggTTTCTCTGAGAATTTGCTgctaatctctttttttttattatatcagATGTTCTGGGCGTTTTTCACTTTCATGTTTAGAAGTGTTGTAGAACAACTGGTTAATTTATTGAGAAAACGATGATCATATTAACAGACAAGGAAAAAACTTTGCTGCAGCACTAATTTCCAAAATCTTcttataaaaagtaaaatatttccctctgcgATGTGGAGCAGTACGATATAAAGCTGGATGATGTGAAAATGCTCcagtaaagcaaaaaaaaaaactaaatctcaTACTTCAGTAAATGTATTCTATATAATGAATGTATTCTGAGGCTGAGCCAATGAACAGAGCTGACACTGAGTCACTGAGACGTGTTGGTCAAAGTTTCGTTTCGATCACAGACCGTACAGGAACAGAAACGCACGATGATTTTGCTGGAAACGAAAGAGCTGCAGGCTGCGGCTCTGTGCGCGCTCTGGCTCTGTGCGCGCTCTGCTCTGTGCGCGCTCCGCGGCTTGCAGCGTGCACGGTGCTGCACGCTGAGCGACTCCCGCCGCACTGACGGTCAGTGAAGCCGCACTGACGGTCAGTGAAGCCGCACTGACGGTCAGTAAAGCCGCACCGAATCATGCTGTTTCATGCACATCTTTCCGCTGCTGCAGCCTGTAAACTCATCCGCTGCCACGTCAAAAATAAAAGCGGTGTGTGATTATTGTGCGATCAAATCACAAAGACTCACAGCGCGGGAGGCtttgactttcaaaataaagcctAATGTTTCTTACCAGTGTCGTTTGTTGATTGTTCCCATGCTGTGGGCTGCTCGGACACTTAGTTCagtcctcttctctttcctcctctgtgcgGTCGTTAGGGTGTGTTGACTCTCAGCTGTGAGCACAATTTATTTAGAGTTTTAAGTTTCGATTTCCTGCAAgagatgtcaaaataaaagcgcaggtagaaacagtgtgaaacaataccaataaaaaaaaggtcGAAGTATATAAATCTAAATATCATAAAGCTACTGACCTGCAACAGGCTGCTGGACTCAGCTGTCAGGCgttttctatttctgttcagtctttaaaaaaatacacaagttCAAGTAATTGCAATTAATATCGGCAATTAATTAACTTTACAGTTCTGgtgcactctttttttttttaaactgcaaacaGAAATCAACGTTGTCTCAAACCCCGGGGAATTT is a genomic window of Toxotes jaculatrix isolate fToxJac2 chromosome 13, fToxJac2.pri, whole genome shotgun sequence containing:
- the lgals17 gene encoding galectin 17 translates to MGTINKRHWFFVHLQCLLIGSLVDSSSLSSVSYFQIVTSTVGSQVVLPCRWKKHLGEEGPSSFHIQWTSLADTVFEQWGVEKWQAEEFEGRVEVPEEKLTSGDCSLIISDVQIRDTGRYESFMVVDGVRSKKTRVFIQGVKLSVFDHKSLQSQGPGEDLVLDLHTPHSVRVVFQGRNSSEWSDLWVREGENSRRLEKHPLKEQLTMKNLQSSDEGTYKVLDEQGLAVSTVQLSVEKSSTALRFRQVSEDDMITGDAARSSCSAQLVLSVLVLSFQIPHLL